The following coding sequences lie in one Bacillota bacterium genomic window:
- the cas5 gene encoding CRISPR-associated protein Cas5, with protein MNVLWVKVAAPVASFRRPLDHNYQRTLLLPPPTTLLGLAGAALGLSEGELWHKGPPLQGLLVAALALQKPGGARDMWTVMKIKNNKITERSPYFRELLFFARYMLLYGGPTDLLEALQAAFTDPVYPLSLGREDELIILEDMGLERAVAGEARFFGTVIPGDLRQLDFRWLPRPGIIFEPPVVEVLPLGFELDQRGMRHPVGATPFTFLPFDLEVEVPGQKEVFTLEALEGRSFTWMNSPSLANRMSPSWST; from the coding sequence ATGAACGTCCTCTGGGTAAAGGTGGCTGCGCCCGTAGCCTCCTTTCGCCGGCCGCTGGACCATAACTACCAGCGGACGTTACTTTTACCGCCTCCCACTACGCTTTTGGGCCTGGCAGGGGCGGCCCTTGGCCTCTCTGAAGGGGAACTCTGGCACAAGGGTCCTCCCTTACAGGGGCTGCTCGTTGCGGCCCTCGCTCTGCAAAAGCCTGGTGGTGCCCGGGACATGTGGACAGTAATGAAGATCAAAAACAATAAAATCACGGAACGTTCTCCCTATTTTCGCGAACTCCTTTTCTTTGCTCGCTACATGTTGCTTTATGGTGGCCCGACTGACCTGCTAGAGGCTTTGCAGGCTGCCTTTACAGACCCTGTATACCCTCTATCCTTAGGGCGCGAAGATGAATTAATTATTCTGGAAGATATGGGCCTGGAAAGGGCAGTTGCAGGGGAAGCCCGCTTTTTTGGCACCGTTATTCCAGGGGATCTCCGGCAGCTTGATTTTCGCTGGTTACCCCGGCCAGGGATTATTTTCGAGCCTCCAGTTGTAGAAGTTTTGCCTTTGGGTTTCGAACTTGACCAAAGGGGGATGCGTCATCCAGTAGGGGCCACGCCCTTTACTTTCCTCCCCTTTGATTTAGAAGTCGAAGTCCCCGGGCAGAAAGAGGTTTTTACCCTGGAGGCGCTGGAAGGGAGGAGCTTTACGTGGATGAATTCACCCTCCTTGGCAAACCGGATGTCCCCCTCCTGGTCCACCTGA
- the cas7i gene encoding type I-B CRISPR-associated protein Cas7/Cst2/DevR: MSNLQASKAVALGYLMKVSAGNINASHTEGNVMVAKKVTLPDGSSVPYFSGQAQRRMLRDRMEELGFTLSETSALVSGQEVTPPVRPWEFIDEDLFGYLDPSGGRRRTSPVRVSAAVGLFPFQGDRDLGTRSFERFGQTMEAGGNMFETELYANLFKGNMLVELDRIGIFSDLEVGKQKEVPEGAEKIEKNGRQFYILSAAERQRRLQALLEALGLLWGGGRTARMLSDLSPRFLAYARLKVKHPVFLEALQARFVEGSFYLNPDPLLGALEKFKNYQETVIFGLESGFFGNEAEIRQQLQDYGPVYTVHGAIAKAKEDLGKL, encoded by the coding sequence ATGAGCAATCTGCAGGCGAGTAAAGCTGTTGCCCTGGGTTATTTGATGAAGGTATCGGCGGGCAACATCAATGCTTCGCACACAGAAGGTAATGTGATGGTGGCGAAGAAGGTCACCCTGCCCGACGGCAGCTCTGTCCCCTATTTTTCCGGACAGGCACAGCGGAGGATGCTGCGCGACCGGATGGAAGAGCTGGGTTTTACCTTGTCGGAGACCTCGGCTCTGGTTAGCGGGCAAGAGGTTACCCCGCCTGTTCGCCCGTGGGAGTTTATAGACGAGGACCTGTTCGGGTATCTGGACCCCTCCGGTGGCCGTCGCCGGACTTCCCCCGTGCGGGTTTCAGCAGCTGTAGGTCTTTTCCCCTTCCAGGGTGACCGGGACCTGGGGACCCGCTCCTTCGAGCGCTTTGGTCAAACTATGGAGGCGGGGGGCAACATGTTCGAGACCGAGCTCTACGCCAATTTGTTTAAAGGAAATATGCTGGTGGAACTGGACAGGATAGGGATATTCAGTGACCTGGAGGTAGGGAAGCAAAAGGAAGTACCTGAAGGGGCAGAAAAGATAGAGAAAAACGGCCGCCAGTTCTATATCCTTTCCGCAGCGGAGAGGCAGCGCCGCCTCCAGGCCCTTCTTGAGGCCTTGGGCCTCCTCTGGGGTGGGGGGCGAACGGCCCGGATGCTCAGCGACCTTTCGCCGCGTTTCCTCGCCTACGCACGGCTGAAGGTAAAGCATCCGGTTTTCTTAGAGGCTTTACAGGCTCGTTTTGTTGAGGGTTCTTTTTACCTCAACCCTGACCCGTTGCTGGGTGCTTTGGAGAAGTTCAAAAACTATCAGGAAACAGTTATATTCGGGCTGGAAAGCGGATTTTTCGGCAATGAGGCGGAAATTCGGCAACAACTTCAGGATTACGGTCCTGTGTACACCGTCCATGGGGCGATAGCTAAGGCCAAGGAGGATTTAGGAAAGCTATGA
- a CDS encoding TIGR02221 family CRISPR-associated protein translates to MLIVLSTIGPTTYKEIEYCWAPHGQEPRTYRTALFPLAVNVLFQPEKFLLMVTPEAQAHENYHEMERTLGERLQPVPIPLGRTEEELWQIFDIVSDAVPEGAGVIFDVTHAFRSLPFVIFGVINYLRRTRGIRLERIIYGAYEARETGPDGVSRAPVFDLTMLVDLHEWLQAVEAFTVRSEGERLADLLAEAHRRPWLSGERGEGELPRQLQRMARCIKEFSQSVRLLRPLEALDAAARAQTLARQVEQEAARWAKPFRHVLSRLTDELSPLTADDARALDEEGLRCQLSLIRHYIEKDLIVQAVLMEREWLVNWLAWRAGFGKWLNRMVREELERALGLAVQSLKKDKVTEASVPSWYDLLPEAREVTELWEQLTNLRNDVAHCAMNDCPASPESVIGRAKQMVQELEQLLTDGCQGAF, encoded by the coding sequence ATGCTTATAGTGCTTAGCACCATCGGTCCCACCACGTACAAGGAGATTGAATATTGTTGGGCACCCCACGGGCAGGAACCCCGGACCTATCGCACGGCCCTTTTCCCCTTGGCTGTAAACGTTTTATTCCAACCGGAGAAATTCCTACTCATGGTCACACCCGAGGCCCAGGCCCACGAAAACTACCATGAGATGGAGCGTACACTTGGCGAACGTTTACAACCGGTGCCTATACCCCTGGGCAGGACCGAGGAGGAACTCTGGCAGATCTTCGACATTGTATCTGATGCCGTCCCGGAGGGAGCGGGGGTTATTTTCGACGTGACGCACGCCTTTCGTTCCCTCCCGTTCGTGATTTTTGGCGTCATCAATTATCTCAGACGGACCAGGGGAATCCGCCTGGAGCGCATCATCTATGGAGCGTACGAGGCTAGAGAGACCGGACCGGACGGGGTGTCGCGCGCCCCTGTCTTCGATCTGACCATGCTGGTGGATCTGCATGAATGGCTACAGGCGGTAGAGGCCTTTACCGTTCGCAGTGAGGGGGAAAGACTGGCGGATTTGCTGGCGGAGGCGCACCGCCGACCATGGCTTTCTGGTGAGCGGGGTGAAGGCGAACTGCCGCGCCAGCTCCAGAGGATGGCGAGATGTATTAAGGAGTTTTCTCAGTCCGTGCGGTTATTGCGGCCTTTGGAAGCGCTGGATGCAGCGGCCAGAGCGCAAACCCTTGCACGGCAGGTGGAGCAGGAAGCAGCGCGCTGGGCGAAGCCCTTCAGGCACGTTCTTTCTCGCCTTACCGACGAGCTTTCGCCTCTGACAGCAGATGATGCACGGGCACTTGACGAGGAGGGGCTCCGGTGTCAACTGTCGCTCATCAGGCACTACATTGAAAAGGATCTTATCGTTCAGGCCGTGCTTATGGAACGCGAATGGCTGGTTAACTGGCTGGCCTGGCGTGCGGGGTTTGGTAAGTGGCTGAACCGGATGGTCCGGGAAGAACTGGAGCGTGCACTGGGGCTTGCGGTACAGAGTTTGAAAAAAGATAAGGTAACCGAGGCTTCTGTTCCTTCGTGGTATGATCTCCTGCCAGAAGCGCGTGAAGTGACCGAACTTTGGGAACAGTTGACTAATCTGCGCAATGATGTGGCCCATTGCGCCATGAACGATTGCCCGGCATCTCCGGAAAGCGTAATTGGTAGGGCAAAGCAAATGGTTCAGGAGTTAGAACAGCTGTTAACAGATGGTTGTCAGGGTGCGTTCTAG
- the cas6 gene encoding CRISPR-associated endoribonuclease Cas6, with the protein MQLTIFFSAPGPVAVPVQYGHLLQGLIYRYMDNPVLRSYLHEQGFALEKRRFKLFTFSRLLGRDVRYDQAAGRLVLTPPLRLVVCSPIPFILQELGTGFLRKGQVRLGDAQLEVKEFATAAPRVRQDTLQVRMLSPVVVYSTLSGADGRKFTYYYSPFEPRFTELVASNLAKKHLLVYGRPARADGFTIRPVRVEDRDLKVTRYKETVVKGWMGEYELSGDPALLQVALDAGLGAKNSQGYGCCTPAE; encoded by the coding sequence GTGCAGCTTACTATCTTCTTCAGTGCCCCGGGGCCGGTGGCCGTTCCCGTTCAGTACGGCCATTTGCTCCAGGGGCTGATCTATCGCTATATGGATAATCCGGTGCTCAGGAGCTATCTGCACGAGCAGGGCTTTGCCCTGGAGAAGCGCCGCTTTAAGCTCTTTACCTTTTCGCGGCTCTTGGGGCGTGATGTGCGTTACGACCAGGCGGCCGGCCGGCTGGTGCTCACCCCACCGCTGCGCTTAGTTGTCTGTTCCCCCATCCCCTTCATTCTCCAGGAACTCGGTACCGGTTTTCTCCGTAAGGGGCAGGTGCGGCTCGGAGATGCCCAGTTGGAGGTGAAAGAGTTCGCAACTGCAGCCCCTCGGGTGAGACAAGATACCCTTCAGGTGCGGATGCTGTCGCCGGTGGTCGTTTACAGTACCCTTTCCGGCGCTGACGGGCGGAAGTTTACGTATTACTATTCGCCCTTTGAGCCGCGCTTCACCGAACTGGTGGCAAGTAACCTGGCGAAAAAACACCTTCTGGTCTACGGGCGCCCGGCACGAGCGGATGGGTTCACCATCCGGCCGGTGCGGGTAGAAGACCGGGACCTGAAGGTAACCCGTTACAAAGAAACCGTCGTCAAAGGCTGGATGGGCGAATACGAGCTTTCCGGCGACCCGGCGCTCTTGCAGGTTGCCCTCGACGCCGGCCTGGGGGCAAAAAACTCCCAGGGCTACGGCTGCTGCACCCCGGCGGAATAG